A stretch of DNA from Massilia litorea:
CAGCATGCGCTGGTAGCCATGTTCGGCGCCAACCATGGCGAGCGCTTCGGGGTTGATTCGATCTGGCCGGTGTGGATCGTGTCGCTGCTGCTGATGCCGATCCTGTATGTGCCCTGCCGCGCCTTCGCGCGCTACAAGCGCACCTCGACGCAAGCCTGGGTACGGTATTTCTGATGCGCGCAAACATGATCGACATGCGCCGCTGGCTGGCCGCCTGCCTGCTGCTGCCCTGCCTTGCCGGGGGCGCGGCGGCGACCGAGGACACGGACACGCCGGGCCCCGGCGGCTGGGAGCACAACATCGGCATCAGCGCCACCCGCACCGCGCTGGGTGGCTGGGAATACGGCCTGCCGGAGGGAGACCTCAACTTCGGTATCGGCGAGCACGGCCAGCTGCTGCTGGGCGGCAGCCGGCTCAGCCTGCGCGAGCCGGGCGCGGCGCGCCTGGACGGCACCGGTGGCGCCGTCGTCGGCCTCAAGTGGCGCCTGCTCGACCACGAGAAGGCGGGCTTCTCGCTGGCGGTATTCCCGCAGTACACCTGGACGCCATCGAAGCGTGCCGAACGCAGCGGCCTGGTCGAGCGCGAACGCAGCGTGATCCTGCCGTTGATCGTCGGCTTTCATGCCGGCGAGACGGGCGTCTTCCTCGAGGCCGGACGCAAGCTCGCCTCGAACGGTGGTGAGCGCGAGTGGGCGGGCGGGATCAAAGTCCTGAACCAGTGCACGCCGCGTATCGAGTGCCGCATCGAATTCCAGCGCAGGCTGGTGAGCGCGGTCGCGCACGAGACCACCGCCAGCGCCGGCTTCAAGTTCGCGCTGAACGAGAGCCTGCTGCTGGTGACCGGCCTGGCGCGCGATGTCGGCACCCATACCGGCAACGGTGCATTGAGCATGAATCTAGGATTCCAGTTCGTACGCTAAGGGAAAAGACGATGAAGACACGGATGGAGCACGACCTGCTGGGCGAACGCGCCGTCCCGGAGGACGCCTATTACGGCATCCACACCGTGCGGGCCCGCGAAAACTTCTGGATCAGCGGCGCCCGGCTGGCCGACTATCCCGACCTGGTGCTGGCGCTGGCGACGATCAAGCAGGCCGCCGCGCTGGCCAACTGCGAACTCGGCGTGCTCGACCCCGGCAAATGCGGCGCCATTGTGCAGGCCTGCGGCGAAGTGCTCGATGGCAGCCTGCACGAGCACTTCGTGGTCGACATGATGCAGGGCGGCGCCGGCACCTCGACCAACATGAATGCGAACGAGGTGATTGCCAACCGCGCGCTCGAACTGCTGGGCCGCCCGCGCGGGGCCTACGCCTGGCTGCACCCGAACGAGGACGTCAATCTCAGCCAGAGCACGAACGACGTCTATCCCTGCGCGCTCAAGCTGGCATTGCACGCGGCCGGCCTGCGCCTGCTCGATGCTTTCGATGCGCTGCGCGCCGCCATCGACGCCAAGGCGGTGGAGTTCGCGGCGGTCCTCAAGATGGGCCGCACCCAGCTGCAGGACGCGGTGCCGATGACCCTGGGGCAGGAGTTCGCCACCTATTCGGTGATGCTGGCGGCCGACCGCGCCGCCTTGCTGCGCGCGCTCGATCGCCTGTGCGAAATCAGCCTGGGCGCGACCGCGATCGGCACCGGCATCAATTCGCCGCCGGGCTATACGCGGGCAGTGCGCCGGCACCTGGCGCGGCTGACCGGGTTGCCGCTGCGCACCGCGCCCGACCTGGTCGCCGCCACCCAGGATACCGACGCTTTCGTCGAACTGTCGGCGGCACTGAAATCCTGCGCGATCAAGCTGGGCAAGGTCTGCAACGACCTGCGCATGCTGTCCTCGGGTCCGCGCGCCGGTTTCGGCGAAATCAACCTGCCGCCGATGCAGGCTGGATCGAGCATCATGCCAGGCAAGGTCAATCCGGTGATCCCGGAAGTGGTCAACCAGGTGGCCTTCGAGGTGATCGGCAACGACCTGGTCGTCACGCAAGCCGCGCAGGCGGGCCAGCTGCAGCTCAACGCCTTCGAGCCGGTGATCGCCTTCAGCCTGTTCAAGAGCCTGACCCACCTGCGCGCGGCCTGCTACACGCTGGAGACGCGCTGCATCAGCGGCATCACGGCTAATCCCGAGTATCTGAAGTCGGTGGTGCACGGCTCGATCGGGCTGGTCACGGCCTTGAATCCGTATATCGGCTACGCCAGGGCCAGCGCGATCGCGCGCGAAGCGCAGGTGTCCGGACGCGGCATCGCGGAACTGGTGCTGCAGAAGGGGTGGCTCAGCCAAGCGCAGCTGGACGAGATACTCCGGCCCGAGTTGCTGACCCGGCCGCCGGCGGATCTGTCGGAAGCGGCTGGATGAACGTACGGTGGGCGAGGCCACTGGCCTCGCCCACCCCTACATTAACGGCGTTCCGTCACCACC
This window harbors:
- a CDS encoding aspartate ammonia-lyase, with the translated sequence MKTRMEHDLLGERAVPEDAYYGIHTVRARENFWISGARLADYPDLVLALATIKQAAALANCELGVLDPGKCGAIVQACGEVLDGSLHEHFVVDMMQGGAGTSTNMNANEVIANRALELLGRPRGAYAWLHPNEDVNLSQSTNDVYPCALKLALHAAGLRLLDAFDALRAAIDAKAVEFAAVLKMGRTQLQDAVPMTLGQEFATYSVMLAADRAALLRALDRLCEISLGATAIGTGINSPPGYTRAVRRHLARLTGLPLRTAPDLVAATQDTDAFVELSAALKSCAIKLGKVCNDLRMLSSGPRAGFGEINLPPMQAGSSIMPGKVNPVIPEVVNQVAFEVIGNDLVVTQAAQAGQLQLNAFEPVIAFSLFKSLTHLRAACYTLETRCISGITANPEYLKSVVHGSIGLVTALNPYIGYARASAIAREAQVSGRGIAELVLQKGWLSQAQLDEILRPELLTRPPADLSEAAG